One Panicum virgatum strain AP13 chromosome 9K, P.virgatum_v5, whole genome shotgun sequence genomic region harbors:
- the LOC120651456 gene encoding protein NRT1/ PTR FAMILY 8.3-like, with protein MEAASDEERPLIPHLPSQDEEGSLYTSDGTVDVNNQPALKRTTGNWRACFLILGTEFVECFVFFGVAKNLVTFLTGELHESNVDAAKSVSTWIGTCFFTPVIGAFLADTYWGKYWTLVIFLSIYTIGMLTLTISASLPLLMDTPHNNGIRHFTVYLGLYLVALGEGGIKPCTSALGADQFDDADPVEKVTKASFFNWYYFSISIGSLLSGTVLVWVQDNVGWGVGFLIPTVLMVFGLVAFVAGRRVYRYKKLEGSPLKRVTQVMVAAVRNYNLGLPEDCSALHEVPSPTGPNCKIQHTPQFRLFDKAAIVATSSDEKGVEVSKNPWRLCTVSQVEELKMLLRMFPVWASMVLFFTVTAQMSSTFIEQGAMMDTRVGPLSVPPASLATFDVISVMVCIPVYDAVLVPLARRATGKDRGLSQRQRLGVGLALSVVAMVYAALVEARRLSLARSAAAGQPPMMSIMWQAPAFAVLGAGEVFTAIGILEFFYDQSPGGMKSLGTALAQLTIAAGNYLNSAVLGAVAALTARGGKPGWIPDDLNEGHLDYFFWLMAALGVVNLLHFVHCSMRYRGNNNNTAL; from the exons ATGGAAGCAGCATCAGATGAGGAGAGGCCACTGATTCCTCATCTGCCCTCACAG GATGAAGAAGGTTCGCTTTATACTAGCGATGGAACGGTTGATGTTAACAATCAGCCTGCTCTGAAGCGAACCACGGGGAACTGGAGAGCGTGCTTCTTGATCTTAG GCACCGAATTCGTCGAGTGCTTTGTCTTCTTCGGAGTCGCAAAGAACCTGGTCACCTTCCTCACGGGTGAACTCCACGAGAGCAATGTCGATGCCGCGAAGAGTGTGTCTACCTGGATCGGCACTTGCTTCTTCACACCAGTCATCGGAGCCTTCTTGGCCGACACCTACTGGGGAAAATACTGGACACTAGTAATCTTCCTCTCCATCTACACCATT GGTATGCTAACACTGACAATCTCAGCATCACTACCCCTGCTTATGGACACACCACACAACAATGGCATTCGTCATTTCACGGTGTACTTGGGGCTCTACCTTGTCGCCCTTGGCGAAGGTGGCATTAAGCCCTGCACCTCTGCCCTCGGTGCCGACCAGTTTGATGACGCCGACCCGGTGGAGAAGGTCACCAAGGCCTCCTTCTTCAACTGGTACTACTTCTCCATCAGCATCGGTTCACTGCTGTCCGGGACCGTGCTAGTCTGGGTGCAGGACAATGTTGGGTGGGGAGTGGGGTTCTTGATCCCGACTGTGCTCATGGTGTTTGGGCTCGTCGCTTTCGTCGCCGGTCGGAGGGTGTACAGGTACAAGAAACTGGAAGGGAGTCCTCTGAAAAGAGTCACCCAGGTGATGGTTGCAGCTGTAAGGAACTACAATTTGGGGTTGCCTGAAGACTGTTCTGCTCTGCATGAGGTGCCTTCCCCAACTGGACCAAATTGCAAGATTCAGCATACCCCTCAATTCAG ATTGTTTGACAAGGCTGCCATCGTAGCGACATCGTCCGACGAGAAAGGCGTAGAAGTGTCAAAGAACCCATGGAGGCTCTGCACCGTCTCTCAGGTTGAGGAGCTGAAGATGCTGCTCCGGATGTTCCCCGTGTGGGCATCAATGGTGCTGTTCTTCACGGTGACCGCGCAGATGTCGTCAACGTTCATCGAGCAGGGCGCGATGATGGACACCCGCGTCGGTCCGTTATCGGTGCCGCCGGCGTCCCTGGCGACCTTCGACGTCATCAGCGTCATGGTCTGCATCCCGGTCTACGACGCCGTGCTGGTGCCGCTGGCCCGGCGCGCCACGGGCAAGGACCGGGGCCTGTCACAGCGGCAGCGGCTCGGCGTCGGCCTCGCGCTCTCCGTGGTCGCCATGGTGTACGCGGCGCTTGTCGAGGCGAGGCGGCTGTCGCTCGCCCGTAGCGCGGCAGCCGGGCAGCCGCCGATGATGAGCATCATGTGGCAGGCGCCGGCGTTCGCCGTGCTGGGCGCAGGGGAGGTGTTCACGGCCATCGGCATCCTCGAGTTCTTCTACGACCAGTCGCCCGGCGGCATGAAGAGCCTGGGCACTGCGCTTGCGCAGCTCACCATCGCGGCCGGGAACTACCTCAACTCGGCAGTGCTCGGTGCCGTCGCCGCCCTCACGGCGCGTGGAGGGAAGCCCGGGTGGATCCCGGACGACCTGAACGAGGGGCACCTGGACTATTTCTTCTGGTTGATGGCTGCTCTGGGCGTGGTGAATCTGCTGCACTTCGTGCATTGCTCCATGAGATACAGAGGCAATAACAACAACACAGCTTTGTGA